Proteins from a genomic interval of Rhodothermales bacterium:
- a CDS encoding 2-C-methyl-D-erythritol 2,4-cyclodiphosphate synthase, producing MMRIGFGYDVHRLAKGRRLVLGGILIESPFGLLGHSDADVLLHAITDAILGALAWGDIGALYPDTDPAYKGADSGDLLAEVMQRVGAEGWRIGNVDATVVMERPKLRPYIDTMRARIAQLLECPVDAVSVKATTSEKMGFVGSGAGAAAHAVCTLVRSD from the coding sequence ATGATGCGCATCGGCTTCGGCTATGACGTGCATCGGCTGGCGAAGGGCCGGCGCCTGGTGCTCGGCGGCATCCTCATAGAGTCGCCGTTCGGCCTGCTCGGGCATTCCGATGCCGATGTGCTGCTGCATGCTATCACCGATGCCATCCTCGGTGCTCTGGCCTGGGGTGACATCGGAGCGTTGTACCCGGACACCGACCCGGCGTACAAGGGTGCAGACAGCGGTGATCTGCTGGCTGAAGTCATGCAGCGCGTCGGCGCCGAGGGCTGGCGCATTGGCAATGTGGACGCCACCGTGGTCATGGAGCGGCCGAAGCTGCGTCCCTACATCGATACCATGCGGGCCCGTATCGCCCAGCTGTTGGAATGCCCGGTCGATGCCGTTTCGGTCAAGGCCACCACCTCTGAGAAGATGGGCTTTGTCGGCTCCGGTGCAGGCGCTGCGGCGCACGCTGTGTGCACACTGGTCCGGTCCGACTGA
- a CDS encoding DedA family protein: MGDLLYDMVAWMSELPAVWAYGLILVVAYGENVVPPIPGDMIVVFGGYLAGIGSLDLWAVIVLSSLGGALGFMSMYAIGHRLGTAILDPNRFRWLPKGRIRAARRYLHRWGYRLVAANRFLSGLRSVISLSVGMAHKPAGPVAAWATFSSIVWCVLLGVAGYYLGENWSVVGEYLRKYGTLVVALLVLFAVVQFVRFLRVRRPLDVPPESGS; encoded by the coding sequence GTGGGCGATCTGCTCTACGACATGGTCGCCTGGATGTCGGAGCTGCCGGCGGTCTGGGCCTATGGCCTGATCCTGGTGGTCGCGTACGGGGAGAACGTGGTCCCGCCCATTCCAGGTGACATGATTGTCGTTTTCGGGGGGTACCTGGCCGGAATCGGAAGCCTCGACCTGTGGGCAGTGATCGTGCTGTCTTCGCTCGGAGGCGCCCTGGGCTTCATGAGCATGTATGCCATCGGTCACCGGTTGGGCACCGCCATTCTCGACCCGAACCGCTTCCGGTGGCTGCCCAAGGGGAGAATCCGGGCGGCGCGACGCTATCTGCACCGATGGGGGTATCGGCTCGTCGCCGCCAATCGTTTTCTGAGCGGTCTTCGTTCTGTCATATCGCTGTCCGTTGGCATGGCTCACAAGCCCGCGGGTCCTGTGGCCGCCTGGGCCACATTCAGCTCTATCGTATGGTGCGTCCTGCTCGGTGTGGCCGGGTACTACCTGGGAGAGAACTGGAGCGTAGTGGGGGAGTATCTGAGGAAGTACGGGACCCTGGTGGTCGCGCTGCTGGTGCTCTTTGCCGTGGTTCAGTTTGTACGC